In Gimesia panareensis, the genomic window GCCGGCTGTTGTCCCGGTATCTGACCAGGGAACGGAAAATCTGGGAGCGCGATTATATCTGGGTCAAGCTCGATGACCGCTGGACCGGGACCCGGGAAGTCATGCAATCACTGGGCATCGGTCCGCTGGACGGCATCCCCTGGTGCGCCATTCTGGACAAGGACGGTAAAGTGCTCGTCACCTCCAACGATAAAGACGGAAAAAACATCGGTTATCCTGGTCACCAGAGTAGCCGTCTCCACTTCCGCAAAATGCTGGAGAAAACCGCGATCCGCCTCAACAGCATGGAAATCAGCGAACTCGTCGAAGCCCTGAAACAGAAACAGGACTNAGTTGGCTGATGGCGGGTAGGGGCGACCCTATGTGGTCGCCCGCAGCTCACCGACAACGCATGACGTTCTTCACAGAAAGCGCTGGCTTCATGAAGCATTCTCTGACAATCTGCATTTTGCTCCTCTTGGGAACGCTGTTGACTCCCATCACCCTGTCTGCTGCCGGTCCCAAAGAGAAAGATAACGACAATCAAGACGCAGAGCTGACGATTAAAGGCACCCTGGTCGATGAGCAGAATCAGCCGGTCGCTGATACGAAGGTCTTTGTGAATCAGCACAGCTTGTATTTTCAAAGTGACAAACCGATCGAAACCACAACGGACTTCAGAGGCCGGTTTGCTATTACCGACAAGGTCGGCCAGTTAAAGAAGCAGACCCTGCTCGCAACAGCTCCCGGACAGCGCATGGCCTACGTGAATCTTCCCTGGAAGAATCTGCAATCCGATTCCTCACTGCGGGAACTTCAATTACAGTTGAGGCCCGCACAACATTTTGCACTGCAAGTCGTCGATGGAACAGGGAAACCGATTGCGAATGCGCAGACGGGAATCATGGGGAATTACCTGATCTGGGGGACAGGAAAAACCGACCCTGCGGGCAGGATAGAATATTTACTGCCGGAAGATGTGCCGATTCAAAATATTGTCGCCTTCCGCAATGGTGATGGGCTCGATTATCAGGCGTACGAACTCTCACGCAAACGGAGGCGCAAGCAACCGAATAAAAAGCCGGTCCTGCCGGAGAACCCGATTCGGTTAACCCTGGATGGTACGCAACCGCTGCAGGTGAAAGTTCAGGAGTCCGACGGCAAACCGCTGGCAGGCGTCCTGGTTAGGCCCTGGTACCTCCAGAAAGCAGATCAGCCCGATGTCCTCAATCTGTCTTTCTATAATAAGTTGTTCCGTTTCTACACGGACAAATCAGGTATCGTGAAATTCAACTGGATCCCCCACTGGCAAACAGAGAAACTCACGATCTGGGCCTATAGTGCGGATCATAAAGAAGCGAGAGTGACCTATGATCCACAGAAAGGCGAGGGGACATTGACCATTCGGGTCGTATCCCTGATTACGATTTCAGACAGGGGCGTTTTTCCGGATGGCCTCAACGCTATGGAAATCAATCAGTTCGTTGAAGCCTTGAAACAGAAAGAGGACTGATTTGGCAGATGAAGGGTAGGGGCGACCCTGCGTGGTCGCCCGCAACGTGGCCGAAAGGTATAATCGATACCGTCGTTTCGAAAACCAGGGTGGGCTCGAATGCAATTCGGGCCGAGCGCAGCGAGCAGGAAACTGACAGTGTCTGCGCTCGAATTTAAAACAGGATCTCCCATGCGCTCACTCACGATGCCAACGGTTCTATTCTTCTGTCTCCTCATCTTTCCCACCACCGTCCAGGCACAAAATAACCAGCCGTTCCCCATCGTCGCTGCCAACCAGTCGATCCAGGCTGCCCTCGATGCTCAGCCGGGACGGATGCTCTTTCTCCCCGCCGGCGATTATGAGATCTCGGAAAAACTCGTCATTCGCAGCGACAGCAGTGGCCTCTACGGTCCGGGGCGGATCATCCAGAACAACCCGGAGGCTCCCTTCATCGAAGTCGAACATCGCGCGGGCGTTCAGTTTCGCGACATCGTCCTCACGCGACCGGAGGGCAAACAGACGACCGCCACCGAAGCCCTTAATATTCGCGACTGTCAGGATCTGGTGCTCGACAACGTCACGGTCACCAATCACCGCACCCGCTCCGGCGTCTTCTATCTGCTCAACAGTCGCAATGCCACCATCCGCAACTGCACGATCACCAACTATATGCGCATCGCCGTCGACGATCGCACCGCGTCACCCGACTGGGGCTACGCCTTTCACTGCATCGACGGCACCGGGATCGTCGTCAACGCCAGCACCGGCACTCTGATCCAGGGAAACCGCATCACCGAAACCGAACTCCTGCCCACACCCGAAGTGCAGAAACAGCACCAGCTCGGACAGTTCGTCAAAAAGAACGACACCAAAGGGACCCTCACCAGCCAGGAAACCTGGGAGCGGGAATCGGTCAAGAACTGGCATCAGGGATCGGCCATTATCGTCATCTCGCCGACGGCCAGCGATCGCACGCAGATCCTGGGCAACACGATTGAAAACGGAGCGCAGGGAATCGATCTACATTCCGACCATGTGATCGTGGCCCAGAACATCGTCTCCAACTGCTTCGTCGGTATGAAAGCGATGCACGGCTCCCGCAACGTCGTGATCATCGGCAACCAGTTCATCAAAAACGATCTCTGGAGCATCGGCCTGATGCCGGGCGCCGCGTCTCACGCCTCACAGGCGGGCACACCCGATCAGCCGGCCCGCGTCGATAACAGCGATGGCGGCTCGATCATCGCCAATAACATCATCTCCCAGTTCGGTTTTGGCAACGCACACTGGATCTGGGGTAACCAGGGCAATCCGATCCTGCTCGATGCAGGCCAGAAACCGGACAACCCGCCCCTGGCCGACGTCGTGATTCAGGGAAACATCGTCCAGAATTCCGGCCGCTTTCAGACCGGCAAAACAGAGCAGGGGCCCCGCTACGTTTACGCAATCCGCATCGCCCGCAGAGCGACCGGCATTCACCTGTCAAATAACCTGTTCGACCCGGGCCGCGAGGGCGTGAGCAATGTGGAGCTGAAAACATCGGCCAATGACGTGGGTGAGCCGTTGTTGGAGAAATGACTCTAGGATTAACCTGACATGTCACTACGCTGTACTTATGCGATCGATACGAGAGAACGGCCAGATGATCTGCGGCGCTGGCTTGAGAAAACGTTCTCGATGGAGACTGTTTCCGATCAGCCTGATACCCTGACTGGTTCCGGTCTGCGCTGTACGATCATGCCGCAGACTTCGAAGGATCAAAACCTCGTATCCCGATTTTTTGGCATCGATTCAACGGTCATTATTCGCTGCAAAATTGGGACAGAGAATTATGACTCAGCCAATATTGAGAAAGCGGCTCAACTGGCACTGACCTTAATCGGCAGGGATTCCAGCGATCTGGTATTACTGAAAATGGGAGAACGGGGCCAACTGCTGCGCAAAAACAATCAGATTTATGTGGACTGTTCTGATCCCGATTGGAAGGAAATCTGGGAGCTTGCGTTCGCCAAAGCAAGAAGTTCTTTTTCACACAGAAAGCTTCCCAATATGTATTCCAGTGTGTACCAGAATCCCGATCATGTCTGATGCAGAGCACACTCCCGACAACAAACACGCATCTCGCAGACCGTTCCCCCCAGTCGCATTCATCGGCCTGACTGCTCTTTTACTGCTGGGCATTCTCATCGTAGCCGGATACCGCTTGTTCGCGCCCCAAACCAGACTGACGATGATCAACGATTCCACGCAGGAGCTCGAAAGCTGTACCCTGCACGATCACACAGGCCGTGTGCTGTATCGGGGAGCAGCGATCAAGCCGGGAGAAACCAGGATTCAAGTTTTGTATTACGTCAAACCCACCGGCAGTCTGACATTTCAGGCCACGCTCGCCGACAGCACCCGGCTGGAGGGCGTCAGTCGTTTTGAATATGATATGACCGGCGAACAGGATCTGACAACGCTCTCCTACCAGGTAACCGACGACAACCTCAAGATCAGCGGCGAGATCAAACCCCGCTTCCGCTTCTGGGATTTATAAACCTTCAGAAGTCAGCTGCTGCCACTCGCTCGGCCCGTTCAATCCGTGCCTGCAGCAGTCCACTCACCGCTGCTTCCCGTGCCGGCGTTATGGTATCAGCGCGACCGAGTAACGATTTCGCCAGCGGTTTCGCTTTGCCGCTTTTGATTGATTCCAGCCGCGTTTTCAGTTCAGCAGAGACCGTTCGGCCCAGCAGCTCACTCATTTCATCCAGTGGCTCCAGCAGTGCCGCTACGTTGCGGGGGAAGGGATCCAATGAAATCAGAACCGCTTCCAGAACCGGGGTGGCACACAGCGCGTGGACGGGAGAGACTGCGGCGACCTCCGCCAGCACTTCACTGGCCCGGTTCAGCTTCACCCAGCCGCCGGCCATTACCTCGCTCAAGGCACGCATCAGCAGCTCCAGGTCGAGCCGATCGCTTTCTGCCAGAGCGATCCAGACCTCTGTCGCCATCGAGCGGGCGCTGCCATCTTTGCTGACGGTGGCGATCCACAGTGCGCGGGCTGCCATCAGCGTCAGGGGGCGATCCAGTTCAAACAGGGGCAACAGAAACTGGCCGAACGGTGTATCGACGGAAGAGCCACTCTCCACCCGGCGGGCCAGCGCTTTGGTCGCCAGGCACCAGTACCAGTCCAGTTTCATCGGCCACTGAGTTGCCAGATAAGGGTACAGGAACGGGGGCGCCAGGGTGGGCCTCAACTGATGCAGTTCGGCAGGCAGAAAACGAAAGCTCGTGGTGGGTTTATTCTGCTGAGCTGCGATGTTTTGGAGCGCCTCTGCTGGATTCTCATCCCGTTCCAGTGCTTCCAGCAGCTGGCGCATGGTGTTTTGATGCTGTTTTGTTTCCAGTTGCCCTTCTCCCTGGGTTGGCCACGCGCTGATCACATCCTGCTGAATGCTGCTGTTAGCCACCCGTTCTCCGGCGGTCCATTCATAATCACAGGGAAAGATTACATCGGGCAGTTTGGCAATCGATTCTGTAATCACCGCCCGCTCCTCGGGCGCCAGCAGTTCAGAAACATCGCCCCACGCGTCCCGGGTACGGAGGGCGGCAATCCAGACAGCCGGAGGCAGAGCTGGATCAATGGATCCGTCGCCACCCAGTGCCGTCATCGCCAGTGCCTGGTAAGGGGCGTTGAGTTCCCGGGCCGCCTCCCGGGCAGCCGTCCGATGTTCGGGTGCCAGGCGCAGACAGCTGCGTTCCAGGTCCGTATCCAGTACCTCAGTCTGCTGTTCCTGTGCGGCTTTCAGACGTTCCACCCAGACCCGCGGATCGAGCCAGCCTCCCGCATGCGTTGCGGACGAAATCAGTGGATACGCAGTTCTGGCTCGTACGCGCTGATTGAGCTGATTCAGAAAGCGCTGTAGTGGCGTATCCAGAAAGAGACAGTCATCCTGATCCGGCTTACGTTCCAGCCACGCCCCGATTAGCAGTGAAAAGGCGGTGCCGTCATAACCACCAGTGAGCCCGCGTTGCGGACGACTGTCAATCGACGCACAGGCACGCTTGGCCAGCGCGCTGGTCATCGTCTTGAATCCATTCGGTTGTTCGTTGTACAAACGCAGAATCCCGCTGATGATCCGCTCCGCCGTATCCGGATCTTCCAGTCGCTCGACGGCAGCAGAAGTGACGTCAATCAGTTCCTCGACTGTTTCAATCGGCTGCAGCGGAGCCGCCGTCGTCAGCACCGGCACACTTTGTTGAGACCAGAGGCAACTGAGATCCGCGCGTCCCTCCTGCGCCGCCTTCACTGCTTCGTCCACGCGCAGCAGTTCCTTGACCGGTTCCGGAATGGCGGAGGCTCTGGTTTCCAGGAGACTCAAATCTATGAACGTGGAATCGGCGGGAGGGGGCGCTGACTGGTCTGCCACTGTTTCTGTTTGAGACGGACTTTCTGACTGCAGCAGCGCTGCCGCTTTTTCTCTTAACGTAGGGGCGATCGTCTCCAGGTGTAGTTCAATGGTGTTGAGCGCCGCCTCATCATCGAGCTGCAGATATTTTTCCAGCAGCTCCAGGGCCGATTTCTGAATATCCTTGTTCGGATGCATCAGCGCAACCGCTGCCGCTTCGACGGCCTCTCGTCGGTGAGCGGGATCGGTGGCAATGCGGGCCAGCAGGTCGACCGCCGTTTTTGCATGTTTTTTTGGTTTATGACTGAAAATGCCGGGCAGGGCAGTGACCGCTTCCCGTGCATCGAGCAAACCAGCCTTTTCGAGTTGTTTCAATTGCTCTACGGCAAAGCCCGCGACCACCGCCTGACTGTCCGACAACAGTCCCGCCCATTCTGCCTGCAGTTCTGCTAGCATTTCTGGTTCTGCTTTCGCCGCCTGCATTAAGATCAGACAGCCATTTCGCTCCGTCTGGTTCAACGGTCCCTGCAACGCTTTGAGCAGGGATTCCAGCAGCCGTTTGACGTCGAGCAGGTTCTCCTGGTGCAGGCATTCAATGACGGGCACCCAGGGCTTGGGTTCGAGTAATTGATATTCCTGCTCCGAGATCGAGTAAACGAGTTCCCGGCAGGCGGGTATGTCCTGCAGCACCAGCTTCGTGGCCTCCGGTGCCTCTTCCATGGCCTCCTTTAAGCCAATCCGGAACTCATTGATCACAGCCGGAAAATCATCAGCAGAAACGAGTTTTTGTTCATACAATTGTGACCAGTACCCCGGTGGAATTTCTCGATGATCCCGATCCTTGCCGGTCAGGGTGGCATACCATTCATCCCACCAGGGAGGCTGCCGGTCGGCCATGATCCGGGCTGCCCACGCTTCGTGATCAGGAACGGTGGGAAAGCGAATACAGCCCTCCAGACTTTCCAGTCCGTAGCCTCCCAGCCAGGCAATGTAAGACATCTCATGGTCGATGAGCAGACTCTTGTCGAGATCTTTACGCCAGCGAAACTTCTGTTGAATGCCATCCCGTTCCCGTTTCTGTTTGACCAGCGGATCATCCAGACCCAGTGAACAGGGTTCAATAACCCGACGCTCCATTCCCAGTGCCAGCATCAGAATGTTGAACGGTTCGATTGCCGCTTTCCGCTGGTCTTCGTCCCAGTCGGCCAGTGCGACGACGACGGCTTCCGCGTCTTTGTTCAAAATGGCATTCTGGAGCGCTTCAATCATGGTGCTTTGCCTCAACTGTCATGCGGGTTGCTAAAATGTGTTTACAGGGGCCACGCTCTCCCTGGTATCGGCTGAACCAGGGACACGTGCATTTCTCCCCCTTCGATCGCAAACGTACAAAGTAAGTCGTTCCGTTGCTCGTCACTTCTGCGGCCTGTTCCTCAGCAGAGTCGCCAGGCAACAGGCGGACCGCTCGTTGCTCCAACAGCTTGTGGGCCGCCCGCAGTCGGGGCTGATCGCGGGTGACCAGAGTCTCTGCAAATGGCAGTTGCCGCTGAAAATAAAATCCGCTGCCCGCGTCGAAGCCGGCCAGGCCGTTGGTGGCCAGTGCCGCCAGACTGTTGCGGGCCTCGCTGGTCGTACAACCGAGCCGTACCGCCAGTTCAGCCGGATCGATGGTCTCCGCGGGACCCTGCTGCGATGTTTCCGAACCCGCCAGCAGCTCCAGAATCGGATCGACGCGTTCCTGCCAGTCGTCGTTCGCCAGTGAATCCAGTAGCTGGCCTTCCCCCGAAAAGCCCCGTTGCAGCGTCGGCGACAGCACCAGCCAGAACCGGCTCCAGTCGGTCTCGCCCACCCACGCGTGCACCCCGGAATTCTCGTCTGCATACAGGCTCACTTCGCGGACGAGCGGCAGCAGAGTCCGCAGTGCCGATAATCGACTGGCACCTCCGACAGGAATCGCGCCCGATGTGGCCCGTGTGGTCAGTCGGGGACGACCGGCGCTGATCGAAAGGTATTGGTTGCCGCCCCCCATACGGGCCGCACTCTGAATCAGTGGCAGCAGCAGTGCCGGCGTAAACCGCTGTTTCAGTTCCAGCTGCGACTGATAGACCTGCACCTCACCCAGGCCTTTGATCCACCGTCGTGGCAAGCGGACTTTCTTTTCGGTGACCGCAGCCTGATTCCGTGCGAGGGTCACCGCATCCGCATCGATACTCAGCCGGACTTCATCCGACCGACCCACGCGGCTCAGGTGCGCAATCATCTCGGGGTTGAAGTCCACGTTGGTGGTACCAGAGGCACGTCGTTCAGTTTCAAATGCGCTCTCGTCCAGATCGAGTCGCGCATAAGCACCGCAGCAGCCACTGAAGCCTTCCCACCGCACCAGCGAGCGGCTGGCAGTGACAATCGGATCCATCTGGGGCGGACTCGCATCGAAAAAATGGGTCCGCACAATCGTACTCAGCGTCAGCAGCATTGTCGCGACTTCACGCGGGTGCATCACGCGACCGGTAAAGAACGGACCGTCAATCTCCGCAGCAGCGTCGCCTCCACAGGCGGCCAGCTGAATCAGCCCCGGATCAATCCGTGAGGCAAACGGATAGCGGTAGAGATGCTCCTGCAGAACGGTCGACATCAGCGGACCTCGTTTTCAGCGAGACGTGAAACACTACAGAACGGAACAGAAGATGCGTCCTCCGATTGTGCCGGGAAACAGACGGCAAGTCAACCAGCGGTCTGTATGAAACCCTGCTGAAGAGCGCACAGATCTATGTGTCAGTCGATGTCACCATGCGCCGCAGGGTGTTAGCCTCGGTTCTGCGTCATGGGGATGGTCCATTCGAATTAAGAACCACAACCTAGTGCAGCAGCGAATACCAGACGATATTCAACCCCAGCCGCACGGCATCTTCGGCCACATAGCCGGGGCAGGCAATCCGGTCGCCATATTCGATGGCACAGCTTAGATCGTGTTTGCTGTAGAGCACGACCAGCCGACCGTCGATTTCGATCCCTTCAATCTCAGGGGCACTGCGGGTGATTCGTTCCTCTGTGGTTTTCGCCTGCAGATCAACCGGGTGGCGAAAACGCACTTCCTTCAAATCGTACCCCGTGCTGCGGGAGAAGAGCTCGTGATTGACGGGGATCCGTTTCAAAGGCTGACCGGGAAACAGCTGCTCTACCAGCCGGCGGAAGCTCTGGTCGAATTCGCTCGCACCACAGCAGGCATCCGCAAACAGCACGCCCCCCTGTTGCAGGTAGGTTCGCAGTTTCTGCTGCTCGCTCTGATCGAGGGCGAATCCATACCGCCCATGCAGGTAGAGCAGGGGATGCGCAAACAACCGCTCGTCGGTCAAGGACAGCAGTCGCGGTTTCGTCGCGACCTGCACTGCGGAGACTTGATTCATCGCTTTCAGTAATTTCTGCAGGGCGCGCGGGGCGGCATCCCATTCGCCGGAATGACGGATGCGGGCGATGTTGAGCAGCCGGTGTTCGACGCGGGCTTCGTCTGTCTGCGGTCGCTTTGAAGAATCGCGCGGCAGTTCACGAATCAATGTCCGTCCTGCTGCCAGAGCACAGACGTTGACGCCCGCCTGCAGACTGCGCTCAATATACTGCGCGAACTTCTTTGTACGACCTGGCAGCGCGACCGGCGACCATTTTTCCCACAGGCAGGTCAGGTCTTCAGGGGCATAGATAATCGCGGTTCGGCAGCCAGTCTCGGCGCCCCAGAGCTCCACCAGCGGTGTACCGCTGTCTGGATCACTCAGCGGAAATTCACTGCGATACACTGGATGCGCGCCTTCCAGTTTCCGTAAACGTGTTTCACCCTCCGGATAGAGTCGCTCGACCAGTGCCTGCATCGCCAGGTCAGGCGAAGGACTGCGGCAGCCACCCACGGCAAACAGAAACCCGCCCTGCTGCAGATAGTCTCTCAACAGACGCGTCTGCGGTTCGGTCAGCAGCCCGGCGTCCGCCACATCAAGGACCAGCACCGGCGCCAGACCCAGATCTTCCGCCCCGGCCCGGTTCATGTCGATCGACTGCCAGGTCAATCGCTTGGGCCAGCCCTGCAGGCGACTGGTAAACTGCGCCAGGTTCCACGCGGCTGCTGGCGTGTCATGTGACGAAACCGCGATGTCCGCTTGATCCACTCCGGTTCCCGTACCCCACTCCAGGCGACCGACGAGAATCGGCGTCAGTCCCCGCGCAAGGAAATGCAGCGCATAGCCGGTTGCCAGAATCTCGCAGTCTTCCAGCAGGACAGGTGCCCCTTTCCAGGCACCAGTGATCGAATTCTGATGCGCAACCAGGTACGCAGCTCCTTCCGAGTACCAGTCATGCCGTCGACCGGTACTGCTGATAAAATACCGGCGGCCCGTGAGTCGTCCGACCCGTTCCAGGCAGTAGAGATAATAGAGATAACCGACTGAACCATCCGCCAGCGGATCGGTACTCGGATTATGTGTGACCGTGAAATGATCGCCCAGCCAGCGACAACCCGCTTCTACCGCGGCATCCCGAAACGGTGGGCCGCAGCAGTCTGGTTTACCCGCTGCATTCAGATCGGCCTGACCGGCGCGGAGCCGATGTTGCGTGGAGACCAGGTAAGCGATGCCCGCTGCGGTGATGCCGCCCCGGCTGTGCTGACTGTTCTGGGAACCCCAGCCACCATCGGGGCGCTGTCGCTTCAACCAGTGCTCGCGAGCCCGCTGCCAGGTTGCAGGCTGAACAACGACTCCCCGCTGCGCCGCTTCATACAGGCCCAGTGCCGCGAAGTGGGCGTAGTTCTCTTCCGTATTCCCAAAGCTCCAGGCACCGTCGTTTGTCCCCTTAGAGTGTCCCGCTTCCAGTTTCTCGGTGAACTGCTTTAACAGTTTCAGGTCGCCTGCCTCACCGGCAGTGGACAGCGTTTCCAGCAGCAGAGAAATCTCGTGCGTCTTGACCGGATCCTGTTGACGCAGCCAGTTCAACCCGCGCTGGATTTCCGGTGCGTCCGGCTTCATGCCGGCATGCAGCAGGGCGTGCAGCGTGAAGCTGGTCAGCACCAGTGTCTGCTCAGGACGCGACTTCAGCTGCCAGGTGCCGTCCTCCTGTTGTTGTTTCAGTAAATACTCGCGGGCCTTCTCGATCGAGGTCAGCACCATTTCCCGGGTGACCGGCTCTGCAGCCAGAGCACGCGCAGTCGGTAAGCTTCCCATCACCAGACAGGCTGGTAACAGCAGACAAACAAAGCGAATTGTAAGCAGGCGATCAAACATTAATTCGAACCATTGGAAATGAGACGGGCGACAGCTGGTCCGGCAGGAGAAGGGAAATCAGAGCGGAAGTGCTATGTACTATCCTAATTCTGTGACCGGGGGAGCGTCAATGTGCGTTTTCTCCCTGAACGGCAGCCTCAAAATGGCATTTCGAGCTGTTTTCCGGAAAATGTTTGATTTTTGACTGAAAATGCGTGATGTTGTCTACAGCATTGCGCCTTTCAGGTATTCAAGCCGCTTATCACTTTTTTCCTGATAGAAAGTCAGCACTCATGGATCAGCCAGTCAAACAGAATGTCGCCGAAATCGCCGTTTCTAACCGGAAAACGCTGGTCATTCCGCTGCTCATTATCACCATCGGAACCGGCTGGCTGCTGACCACGCTCAACGTGGTTCCCGGTCTCAACTGGATCTGGATCCTCGGACTGGCAATCATCGGACTGCTCTCGTTCGCTGTCAGCGGCCTCGACAAATCATCGGTCCTGATCGGCCCGTTCTTCCTGATCGCCAGCTCGCTCTCCGTCCTGCGTCAGAGCGACTACATTACGCTCGACGTCGAAGTGCCGATCCTGGTGATCGTTGTTGGCTGCCTGCTGCTCGTCGCCCGCAGTAAATCGATCCCCTTCCCCCAATGGATGGCCCTCGACACCGAGAAACGCAAACCGGAATGAAGTTGAACACGAGTGTTTCAGCATTGAAATCGGGAAGTCATACTGTTTGTTGCGATTATTTAAACGAATTATACCAGCAACCTGATCTGACCAGACAGCTTCCGATACTAGAACGCGTCGCATTTAAACATAGCGTTTCTCAATTTAATATACTCGGTCCAAATGGCCCTGGAGACGCTACAGTAAAACTGGACACAGTCTGGCTGCCTGATTCATTTAGTATTAACGTGACCTTATGCCGCTTCCTGCTTTCAACGTTTTCATACTCCTGGTTCTAATGGTGACAGTCCTCCCTGCGACCGCAGCCGACCAGCGACTTTCTACCTTGATCAGCAAAGTGGCTGCCCAGGAGCAGCGATATCGGAATCTGGAATTCCACAGACACTGGTCATATCAGTTAAAATTGCCCGAGCCGCTGTTAAAACAAAGGAAAGATACGAATCTGTTTCGGAGTCTTCAACGCGATTCGCGGCACGTCTATCAGGACGGGCGATTTACGATCCAGGAACAGATTTCAGGAGTTTCACTGACGGGCGTGAAATCCAGTCACAAGATTCGCATCGGCTATGATGGCCAGCAGACGCGACTGATGGAAGACGGCGTTGTCAGATTCGAACAAGGCAAAGATCTGAACTGGCCCTTACGCAAGCCGCACGTCTTTCTGCTGGATCGCCTGGCGGAGGAGCCGAGTCTTGCAGAGTTGCTGATCAGCCCGACCGCCAGAGGGTATTTCCTCAGCGTGAAATACGAAGCTGA contains:
- a CDS encoding thioredoxin family protein — its product is MLTFLESHTVPVRNAKELLAKALQQARQQNKRVLVQETATWCGPCRLLSRYLTRERKIWERDYIWVKLDDRWTGTREVMQSLGIGPLDGIPWCAILDKDGKVLVTSNDKDGKNIGYPGHQSSRLHFRKMLEKTAIRLNSMEISELVEALKQKQDXVG
- a CDS encoding carboxypeptidase-like regulatory domain-containing protein: MKHSLTICILLLLGTLLTPITLSAAGPKEKDNDNQDAELTIKGTLVDEQNQPVADTKVFVNQHSLYFQSDKPIETTTDFRGRFAITDKVGQLKKQTLLATAPGQRMAYVNLPWKNLQSDSSLRELQLQLRPAQHFALQVVDGTGKPIANAQTGIMGNYLIWGTGKTDPAGRIEYLLPEDVPIQNIVAFRNGDGLDYQAYELSRKRRRKQPNKKPVLPENPIRLTLDGTQPLQVKVQESDGKPLAGVLVRPWYLQKADQPDVLNLSFYNKLFRFYTDKSGIVKFNWIPHWQTEKLTIWAYSADHKEARVTYDPQKGEGTLTIRVVSLITISDRGVFPDGLNAMEINQFVEALKQKED
- a CDS encoding right-handed parallel beta-helix repeat-containing protein codes for the protein MRSLTMPTVLFFCLLIFPTTVQAQNNQPFPIVAANQSIQAALDAQPGRMLFLPAGDYEISEKLVIRSDSSGLYGPGRIIQNNPEAPFIEVEHRAGVQFRDIVLTRPEGKQTTATEALNIRDCQDLVLDNVTVTNHRTRSGVFYLLNSRNATIRNCTITNYMRIAVDDRTASPDWGYAFHCIDGTGIVVNASTGTLIQGNRITETELLPTPEVQKQHQLGQFVKKNDTKGTLTSQETWERESVKNWHQGSAIIVISPTASDRTQILGNTIENGAQGIDLHSDHVIVAQNIVSNCFVGMKAMHGSRNVVIIGNQFIKNDLWSIGLMPGAASHASQAGTPDQPARVDNSDGGSIIANNIISQFGFGNAHWIWGNQGNPILLDAGQKPDNPPLADVVIQGNIVQNSGRFQTGKTEQGPRYVYAIRIARRATGIHLSNNLFDPGREGVSNVELKTSANDVGEPLLEK
- a CDS encoding SitI3 family protein, producing MSLRCTYAIDTRERPDDLRRWLEKTFSMETVSDQPDTLTGSGLRCTIMPQTSKDQNLVSRFFGIDSTVIIRCKIGTENYDSANIEKAAQLALTLIGRDSSDLVLLKMGERGQLLRKNNQIYVDCSDPDWKEIWELAFAKARSSFSHRKLPNMYSSVYQNPDHV
- a CDS encoding DUF7825 domain-containing protein; its protein translation is MIEALQNAILNKDAEAVVVALADWDEDQRKAAIEPFNILMLALGMERRVIEPCSLGLDDPLVKQKRERDGIQQKFRWRKDLDKSLLIDHEMSYIAWLGGYGLESLEGCIRFPTVPDHEAWAARIMADRQPPWWDEWYATLTGKDRDHREIPPGYWSQLYEQKLVSADDFPAVINEFRIGLKEAMEEAPEATKLVLQDIPACRELVYSISEQEYQLLEPKPWVPVIECLHQENLLDVKRLLESLLKALQGPLNQTERNGCLILMQAAKAEPEMLAELQAEWAGLLSDSQAVVAGFAVEQLKQLEKAGLLDAREAVTALPGIFSHKPKKHAKTAVDLLARIATDPAHRREAVEAAAVALMHPNKDIQKSALELLEKYLQLDDEAALNTIELHLETIAPTLREKAAALLQSESPSQTETVADQSAPPPADSTFIDLSLLETRASAIPEPVKELLRVDEAVKAAQEGRADLSCLWSQQSVPVLTTAAPLQPIETVEELIDVTSAAVERLEDPDTAERIISGILRLYNEQPNGFKTMTSALAKRACASIDSRPQRGLTGGYDGTAFSLLIGAWLERKPDQDDCLFLDTPLQRFLNQLNQRVRARTAYPLISSATHAGGWLDPRVWVERLKAAQEQQTEVLDTDLERSCLRLAPEHRTAAREAARELNAPYQALAMTALGGDGSIDPALPPAVWIAALRTRDAWGDVSELLAPEERAVITESIAKLPDVIFPCDYEWTAGERVANSSIQQDVISAWPTQGEGQLETKQHQNTMRQLLEALERDENPAEALQNIAAQQNKPTTSFRFLPAELHQLRPTLAPPFLYPYLATQWPMKLDWYWCLATKALARRVESGSSVDTPFGQFLLPLFELDRPLTLMAARALWIATVSKDGSARSMATEVWIALAESDRLDLELLMRALSEVMAGGWVKLNRASEVLAEVAAVSPVHALCATPVLEAVLISLDPFPRNVAALLEPLDEMSELLGRTVSAELKTRLESIKSGKAKPLAKSLLGRADTITPAREAAVSGLLQARIERAERVAAADF
- a CDS encoding SWIM zinc finger family protein, whose translation is MSTVLQEHLYRYPFASRIDPGLIQLAACGGDAAAEIDGPFFTGRVMHPREVATMLLTLSTIVRTHFFDASPPQMDPIVTASRSLVRWEGFSGCCGAYARLDLDESAFETERRASGTTNVDFNPEMIAHLSRVGRSDEVRLSIDADAVTLARNQAAVTEKKVRLPRRWIKGLGEVQVYQSQLELKQRFTPALLLPLIQSAARMGGGNQYLSISAGRPRLTTRATSGAIPVGGASRLSALRTLLPLVREVSLYADENSGVHAWVGETDWSRFWLVLSPTLQRGFSGEGQLLDSLANDDWQERVDPILELLAGSETSQQGPAETIDPAELAVRLGCTTSEARNSLAALATNGLAGFDAGSGFYFQRQLPFAETLVTRDQPRLRAAHKLLEQRAVRLLPGDSAEEQAAEVTSNGTTYFVRLRSKGEKCTCPWFSRYQGERGPCKHILATRMTVEAKHHD